One region of Populus trichocarpa isolate Nisqually-1 chromosome 4, P.trichocarpa_v4.1, whole genome shotgun sequence genomic DNA includes:
- the LOC18098255 gene encoding 50S ribosomal protein L9, chloroplastic, whose translation MASPFTAATTLSCTSSSWLHGFVGPTNEISKFPDKRIPMLVLAQKKAKKTRKIILKEDVTDLGKKGQLVDVKAGFYRNFLLPTGKAQIVTPGLVKEMRMEEERIEAEKKRVKEEAQQLALIFETVGAFKVKRKGGKGRQIFGTVTAQDLVDIIKAQIQRDVDKRIVSLPDIRETGEYIAELKLHPEVTAQVRLNVYAN comes from the exons ATGGCATCACCATTTACAGCGGCAACAACTCTTTCATGCACTTCTTCTTCTTGGCTTCACGGTTTTGTCGGACCCACAAATGAAATCTCCAAGTTCCCAGACAAAAGAATACCTATGTTGGTTTTAGCTCAGAAGAAAGccaaaaagacaagaaag ATAATATTGAAAGAGGATGTGACAGATTTGGGAAAGAAAGGGCAACTAGTTGATGTCAAGGCTGGCTTTTACAGGAATTTTCTGCTGCCTACAGGCAAGGCTCAGATTGTCACTCCTGGTTTAGTCAA GGAAATGCGGATGGAAGAGGAAAGAATTGAGGCTGAGAAAAAACGG GTAAAAGAAGAGGCACAGCAGCTGGCACTCATATTTGAAACTGTTGGAGCATTCAAGGTCAAGCGCAAAGGGGGAAAGGGAAGACAGATATTTGGGAC TGTAACTGCTCAAGATCTTGTTGATATAATCAAGGCACAGATTCAGAG GGATGTGGACAAGCGGATTGTTTCTCTTCCAGATATCAGGGAAACAGGAGAATACATTGCTGAACTTAAGCTTCACCCAGAAGTTACTGCTCAGGTGAGGTTGAATGTCTATGCTAACTAA
- the LOC18098251 gene encoding superoxide dismutase [Cu-Zn], chloroplastic, with translation MQAAAMAAHAILTATPPTRYPLLSPLPPNHSSFHGVSLKLPRQSFSFSLAAKKQQPPFVVAATKKAVAVLKGTSSVEGVVTLSQEDDGPTTVSVRITGLTPGPHGFHLHEFGDTTNGCMSTGPHFNPKKLTHGAPEDEIRHAGDLGNIVANADGVAEATIVDSQIPLSGPNAVIGRALVVHELEDDLGKGGHELSSTTGNAGGRLACGVVGLTPI, from the exons atgcaAGCAGCTGCAATGGCAGCCCACGCAATCCTCACAGCCACTCCACCAACTCGTTACCCTCTTCTCTCCCCACTTCCCCCAAATCATTCCTCATTCCATGGCGTCTCCCTTAAGCTCCCGCGTCaatctttttccttctctctggCTGCCAAGAAGCAGCAACCTccttttgttgttgctgctaccAAGAAAGCTGTTGCTGTCCTTAAAGGCACTTCCAGTGTTGAAGGCGTCGTCACTTTGTCCCAGGAAGACGATG GTCCTACAACAGTGAGTGTTCGTATTACTGGGCTTACCCCAGGGCCTCATGGGTTCCACCTG CATGAATTTGGTGACACAACAAATGGATGCATGTCAACAG GACCGCATTTTAATCCTAAAAAATTGACACATGGTGCTCCTGAGGATGAAATCCGTCATGCGGGTGACCTGGGAAACATAGTTGCTAATGCCGATG GAGTGGCAGAGGCAACAATAGTGGATAGCCAG ATACCACTGAGTGGTCCAAATGCAGTGATTGGAAGAGCACTTGTGGTCCATGAGCTAGAAGATGACCTTGGAAAGG GTGGGCATGAACTAAGCTCAACCACTGGGAATGCAGGCGGTAGATTGGCATGTG GAGTTGTTGGTTTGACTCCAATATAA
- the LOC18098250 gene encoding LOW QUALITY PROTEIN: uncharacterized protein LOC18098250 (The sequence of the model RefSeq protein was modified relative to this genomic sequence to represent the inferred CDS: inserted 7 bases in 4 codons; deleted 1 base in 1 codon; substituted 2 bases at 2 genomic stop codons), whose protein sequence is MIMCDELLLVGGVCTLKGVFSAKRVIIDETKVGKRKPRQRNTGSTQVERASRVMDPLDIAVSLMENSRGLNRKVSTMWCEKALPTAKDEYLKGLPVCYPTAQHEANLEKAMRVFLSMVRGPAVLRFAKKLEDECXSIWKSGRQLCDAVSLTGKQCMHQRHSVDNGVALTGAPVKPHSSGYFFLHACACGRSRQLLSXPFDFEXANISSNCFTDCDKLLPAIQLPEGSNIGPIQSSSWSLIRVAGARYYESSKGLLQSGFSSXHKFLSKCTLFLEKPTNLNGLPATNVQQGSAIRSSTDPQVDFNGDVDRKKTVFFSGDMDTGVENQRKLSVNSKLYEKEISFGRIIPNFTMRKPFSEVVAGLSAADSGFPPLQHRKQHPSISEKGSKKNWERDYISDRGCPNVGQASHKSEEISSVQEILHGKASNGGLDGDSSLQIGSNEVPMNTIGGEVVKSSKHAIVYVGFEHECPHGHRFLLSLDHLNELGSLYPLPEESHVPSMETSDNSLADPSNLGRNSSTGKGHRSSKDKAVATANELRNTDKSKEMGVNGNLSVNGLTKFSGSGKEQKLTSLNVSTHXNFMKCLDAGLVFISLDDGGSVFSMLNRNLPMYMNCPYCQLSKNKKDPPEVKFAGTVSQLQRIFLVTPPSPVVLATCPVIQFAASCLPPLVADREQKLQFSLGCQVVLPPEXFLTLDFHFVCGVQLEDGNPVPLNAFESQPEMTAWIMKGTTLQVVTKASKLGEEHQHSQNF, encoded by the exons ATGATAATGTGCGACGAGCTTCTTCTGGTGGGTGGAGTCTGTACCCT caAAGGAGTTTTTTCTGCGAAACGTGTGATTATTGATGAAACAAAAGTTGGTAAAAGGAAACCTCGTCAACGAAACACTGGTTCAACTCAAGTTGAACGAGCTTCAAGAGTTATGGATCCTCTAGACATTGCAGTATCTTTGATGGAAAATAGCAGAGGACTTAACAGAAAAGTTTCGACTATGTGGTGCGAGAAAGCACTTCCAACTGCCAAGGATGAGTATTTGAAGGGTTTGCCTGTTTGTTATCCCACTGCACAGCACGAGGCCAATTTAGAAAAAGCAATGCGTGTTTTCCTGTCAATGGTCAGGGGACCTGCAGTTCTGCGGTTTGCTAAAAAGTTGGAGGATGAATGCTAATCCATCTGGAAATCCGGGAGGCAACTATGTGATGCTGTTAGTTTGACAGGGAAACAATGCATGCACCAGCGACACAGTGTTGATAATGGTGTGGCGCTTACAGGAGCTCCAGTCAAGCCTCATTCAAGTGGATATTTTTTCCTTCATGCCTGTGCCTGTGGTCGTTCACGTCAACTACTAT GcccttttgattttgaataagCAAATATATCTTCCAATTGCTTCACAGATTGTGACAAACTCCTTCCTGCTATCCAATTACCAGAGGGAAGCAATATAGGACCGATTCAGTCATCTTCATGGAGTTTGATTCGTGTCGCGGGTGCAAGGTACTATGAATCTTCCAAGGGCCTGTTGCAAAGTGGGTTCTCTTC ACacaaatttctttcaaaatgCACATTATTTCTCGAGAAACCAACAAACCTAAATGGTCTACCAGCTACAAATGTGCAGCAAGGTTCTGCAATTAGGTCAAGTACAGATCCCCAGGTTGACTTTAATGGTGACGTAGATAGAAAGAAAACTGTATTTTTCTCAGGAGATATGGATACAGGGGtggaaaatcaaagaaaattgtCAGTAAATagcaaattatatgaaaaagaaatcagTTTTGGTAGAATTATTCCAAATTTTACAATGAGAAAGCCTTTTTCTGAGGTTGTAGCTGGATTGTCAGCTGCAGATTCAGGATTCCCTCCCCTACAGCACAGGAAACAGCACCCGTCAATTTCTGAGAAAGGTTCCAAGAAAAACTGGGAGAGAGAT TATATTAGTGATCGGGGCTGTCCTAATGTTGGTCAAGCATCTCACAAATCTGAAGAAATTTCATCTGTCCAAGAAATTTTACATGGAAAGGCTTCTAATGGTGGCCTAGATGGTGATTCTTCCCTACAAATAGGAAGTAATGAAGTCCCAATGAATACTATTGGCGGTGAAGTGGTGAAATCTTCTAAGCATGCAATAGTTTATGTTGGTTTTGAGCACGAGTGCCCCCATGGCCACCGTTTCTTATTAAGTCTAGATCATCTCAATGAACTAGGATCTTTGTATCCTTTGCCTGAAGAGTCTCATGTACCTTCTATGGAAACTTCTGACAATAGTCTAGCTGATCCTTCAAACTTGGGTAGAAACAGTAGCACTGGTAAAGGTCATCGAAGTTCAAAGGACAAGGCTGTTGCTACTGCAAATGAACTGAGAAATACAGACAAGTCAAAGGAGATGGGGGTAAATGGTAATCTATCTGTTAATGGGCTGACAAAGTTCTCTGGGTCAGGGAAGGAACAGAAACTTACATCTCTCAATGTTTCAACACA CAATTTTATGAAATGTCTTGATGCGGGCTTAGTTTTTATAAGCCTTGATGACGGTGGAAGTGTTTTCTCCATGTTGAATAGAAATTTACCAATGTATATGAATTGCCCATACTGCCAGCTATCCAAGAACAAGAAGGATCCACCAGAAGTCAAGTTTGCTGGCACAGTATCACAGTTGCAGAGAATTTTTCTG GTAACACCTCCATCTCCAGTTGTGTTGGCCACATGCCCAGTTATACAATTTGCG GCATCGTGCCTCCCACCATTAGTTGCAGACCGTGAGCAAAAGTTGCAATTCAGCCTTGGATGTCAAGTGGTTCTACCACCAGA TTTCCTTACTCTTGACTTCCATTTTGTGTGTGGTGTGCAACTAGAGGATGGAAATCCAGTTCCTCTTAATGCTTTTGAAAGTCAACCAGAAATGACAGCCTGGATCATGAAGGGCACAACTCTGCAAGTTGTTACCAAGGCAAGTAAACTCGGTGAGGAACACCAACATAGTCAGAATTTCTGA
- the LOC18098254 gene encoding zinc finger protein ZAT5: MDMEAQDDFVGSNDLTQIIKGKRTKRQRSSSPYMVMTSSSSSGYGGGDGGGERGVLIEEHGSISSPTTSSEVTERTEEEEDMANCLILLAQGDRPKQIHENKSGKVEKFRARKSSDMSTPTINKAGFLVYECKTCNRSFPSFQALGGHRASHKRPKATAEEKKGLVVASMEDLGVCQLIKRSNLDPSLSLQIGHNNNVNKGFQGNKAKTHECSICGSEFMSGQALGGHMRRHRANTGNQAGMITTDSSSATAESNIHGDHHQIKPKNILALDLNLPAPEDDHHLRESNFQFTSTRQALVFSATALVDCHY; the protein is encoded by the coding sequence ATGGATATGGAAGCTCAAGATGATTTCGTGGGGTCTAATGATCTTACTCAGATCATTAAAGGCAAACGCACCAAGCGCCAAAGGTCATCGTCCCCGTATATGGTGATGACCTCTAGCTCATCAAGTGGTTATGGTGGCGGTGATGgcggaggagagagaggagtgCTTATAGAGGAGCATGGTTCAATTTCCTCCCCTACAACTTCTAGTGAGGTTACTGAGAggacagaagaagaagaagatatggCTAATTGCTTGATTCTACTAGCACAAGGTGACCGTCCAAAGCAAATTCATGAAAACAAAAGCGGTAAAGTGGAGAAATTTAGAGCTCGAAAATCATCAGACATGTCCACACCAACTATTAACAAGGCAGGTTTCTTGGTATACGAATGCAAAACTTGTAACCGGAGTTTCCCATCTTTCCAAGCATTAGGCGGGCACAGAGCCAGTCACAAAAGGCCTAAAGCCACAGCGGAAGAGAAAAAAGGTCTTGTGGTGGCATCAATGGAGGATCTTGGCGTTTGTCAATTGATTAAAAGGAGTAATCTTgatccttctctttctctccaaATAGGCCACAACAATAACGTCAACAAGGGTTTTCAGGGTAACAAGGCTAAGACTCATGAGTGCTCAATTTGTGGCTCGGAGTTCATGTCTGGCCAAGCTCTTGGCGGTCACATGAGAAGGCACAGGGCTAACACAGGCAACCAGGCGGGCATGATCACTACTGATTCATCCAGTGCCACCGCTGAGTCTAATATTCATGGTGATCATCATCAGATCaagccaaaaaatattttggcctTGGATCTTAATCTACCAGCTCCCGAGGATGATCATCACCTTCGTGAATCCAATTTCCAATTCACGTCAACCCGGCAAGCACTAGTGTTCTCCGCCACAGCCTTGGTGGATTGCCATTActag